The Nitrospira sp. sequence TCCAAGGCCAAGTAAAAAGCGTCGCACAGGTCAGTAAACCAACTGCGAGGAATGTCAGTTGCCGACGAATAGCCATGATTGCGTCCTCCCCCTCCATCGTCGTCCCAGGGCGGCGTTTCTTACATCTTACTACGGCGATCGATGGAAAGGTGGGTGGGCGTCCCTCGGTCTTCACACAGGCAGATAGGGATAGAGGTCCGGGTCGGCCCGCCGCGCGCGGCGTTGACGCCCATCCATGAGCTTCATGATGAGCTCAATCGCTTCTTCCGGGGATGCCGCCGCATTGACCAATCGCTTGTCGAGTTTGCGGAAGAAGGCCACGTCGGCTGACGAGGCTTCCACGAGAATGACGGGCTTGCCGGCTTTCACCGCCAGAGCGACCTCCGACACGGTCCCTGATCCAGTCAGTCCGCATGCCACGACGACGTGGCTCGTCAAGACATTGATGTTGTTGCGGCCGCTCCCCATTTCCGTGATGATCGACACATCCACATGGCGAGACACCTTGTCTTTGGCTGTCGGCAGGATCCCGATGGTCAAGCTTCCACCGACCCGTTTGGCGCCTTCACAAGCGGCATCCATCACCCCGACGTCACGGCCACCCGTCAAGACGACCCAGCCGCGCCGCGCAATGAATTCTCCAAGGACGCGCGCATTATCGAGATCCTTTTTTGCCGCCTTCGCCGGCCCCATCACCCCTACAACAAATCGCATCACGGTCTCCCACAGTGCTCGTGTAGATTCTTACAATCGAGAGGACGTTAACGTCACATCGGCGTGTGCCCAGATACTCTTGAATTGCTCCTCGATGGCGGTCGCCTCACTGTCTTTCTGCTGAGCACGGAGGCTCTGGATCAGCCCGAAGTAGGCCCAGCCGTTCTGAGGGTTTTTGGCCAAATCAGCCCGGTAGACCACGGTCGCCTCACCTGGTTGACCGGCCCTCAGCAATACCGCACCCAGATAGTGGCGCACCGGAATCGGCCAGAAGGAAGGCTCGGCATACGGCAGGGCCTCTTCCAGCTTGACCGCCTCCACCAACGCCTTGATGGCTTCATCGTAGCGTTTGCGATGGGTCGCGATCTCGCCGGCCAGGAGTCGCTCCGCGAGCTTGACCAAGGCCCGTTCGGTTTTCTCCTCCGTGGTGCGATGGCGTCCAAATCGTTTCGCCATGTCGGCCAGCACCGCGTGTTCGCCCTCGGATCCCGGCAGGCGGCCCGAAGCCGCGAGCGCCATTCCCCTACCCAGCCGCCACATGGCCTGCTGTAGCCGCAACCCCTTAGGAGGGGCCGGTTCGCGCAGCAGCTCGTCCCATTGCCCGAACCGGATCATCGACCACAACGGTACCGGAAGATACAGTTCTTTCCACCGGTCCTTGCGCGCTTCCTCCTCGGTGATCGTTCCGGTCAGTTGACGGGCAACCTTCAAGGCTTCAGTTCTTCGTCCTTCCATCGCCAACGAAGCCCAGAGGAAATGGAGATTGTGCGTATAGTAGCCATCGGCATAATTGCCGCTCAACGTTCTCCCATTCAGATAGTCCTGATCCACCTTTGCCGCATGTGTATTGCGTTCAGCGGCCTCATGGTACCGTCCCAGCCTGATATAGATATGGGCGGGCATGTGGACCAAATGACCCGCGCCCGGCATGAGCCCGGGTAAACGCTCCGCGCAGGCCAGCGCCCGTTCCGGAGCAGGGGAGGCTTCCACACTATGGATATAAAAATGGCAGGCCCCAGGATGATTCGGGAACCGCGCCAGAATGGACTCCAACGTGGAGACGATTTCCTCGGTGCCGGCCTTGGGGCGCCCATCCACTGTCCACAAATCCCACGGTCGCAAATCCATCATGGCCTCAGCGAACAACACCCCTGCATCCGGATCGTCAGGAAACCGTCGCCATAACGCGCGCATCGCATCCGCATAGGCCTTATCAAGAGCCGCGCGCCCATGATTCTTCCCGCTGTATCGCTTGCCGAGCGCGTCGATATACGCCTGTTCTCCGGCGCTGGCATGCGCGCTGTGCGATCGGGCCTTCTGCAGGGCATCTCCTGCGCGCCGTTCGTCCGTCTTATTCATCGTCGCATTGATGTTCGGTCCCAGCGCGAGCGCCACTCCCCAGTAGGCCATCGCTGCCGACGGATCGAGACGAGCGGCTTCTTCGAAGGCCCGAATCGCCTCTTCATGGTTGAAGGCGTAGAGCAACCGCAACCCTTGATCAAAGTATTTTTGGGCCTCCTCGGATGTTGTCGTGATGGCGTGATGGTGGGTGCCGAGATTATCAAAAAGCAGGACCCGAGGCGTATGGAGTTCGGCGGCCACTCCGGTGGCGTGCGGTACCAGAGTCAGCGTAAACACACTCCACAGCAGCAGGCTAGGAATCCTCATGACCAGCTTTGTAGCAGACACGACCTCGACCTGGCTAGATGATGAGTGCTCTCTGTGATCGATGGGGTGGATCAGGAGGGCTCGCCCTCTCTTGGTTGAAACACTCTCGGGATGAATTCTGAGCAGACGGCAGACAGGGTTCCGACCGAAGGCTTCTTCGATGGTCGTCGTGATGGGAGGGAAGAGGTGCCGGAGTTCCGGGTGTGCGTCGAACCAGGCTCAGCGATCAAGTCGGTCACACCACGCGCGGTTTACAGATTGAGGGACGGGCCTTCGCTTTCCTGAGGCGCAATCGGCTTGTCCTTTAGGATCGGCTTTTTCCGGACGACTCGATTCCGTTTGGCCGAAGCGGCAATACTCTCACCGGCCGCCGCGGAAAAGACACCCGCTTCGAGTTCCTTCCCAAGGTGGACAAGCACCTGCTGCTGAGAAACCACCAGCGATTTCAGTTCCTGAATTTGTGTGGAGAGGCGGGCGATATCTTCCTGCTGCCCAAGAAGAAACGCTCTGAGTTCAGCGACTTCCTCCGGTTGAACAAGAGCCGGTGCCGGCTGTTGGCCGGTCACTACGTCTTCGACAACGGTGGTCTCAACTTTTCGGACTTGTTCTACGCTTGCCGCTGCGCTGGGCGCACCGTCAGCGACGTGATCCGGCTTGATCTCAATCTGCTCGGTTGTGAGGCTGATGGGCTGTGATTCGGCGGCAGCAGGACCGGGCGGCGGAGTTTCTTCTTCGTATCGCGTCACACGGGCAAAGAATTCAACCGCCTTGCGCCAGCACACGGCTACGGCATCGAGAAGAAACTGCCCATACGGCGGAGGCACCGGCCGTGCCTCGTCGATCTGCTTCTGCGAGGGAATCCGATGAATGAGGTTGATCGGCTCTTTGTTGAATCGCTGTGCCATATGACGACGTTCCTTCGCAGCCCAAATCAATTACCTACTACCGGCAGACGAAAGAGTCAATCTTTTTATCCGGATAGGCCTGCAAAGAGGTTCGAATTCCTCATGACCCTGCTAGAACCGGGTCACGCTGGAGAACCGAAACTCGGGCAACGCCATGGCCGGGACCAGCATCTTTCCGGTTTCTGAATTCACCGCCTCCATCGGCGAAGTCCACCGGTCGATGTGCCGAAATACCTGGAGGGGGCTTTCGTGAAAGCGGAAGTTCTTGACCGCCGAGACAACCTCACCCTTTTCGACCAGAAACGTGCCGTCCCGGGTCATGCCGGTCAGTATGAGCTCGCGAGGATTCACGGGGCGGATGTACCAAAAGTTCGTTACCAAAATCGCGCGTTCCACACCCTTGATGAGGTCCTGAATCGAATGTGCCGCGGGCCCTTCGACCGACAAGGCAGGGGCTTCCAGTGTCGGAATGGTTTCCACTCCATCGGTCTTCGCCGTGTATCGGTCGTAGGCCAGCTGTTTTAAGACGCCACGATCGATCCACACCGAATCCGTACTCGGCAACCCCTCATGGGTAAATCCTTCTCCAAGTAGATCGGCATGATCCGGAATATTCCGCAGTGTCAGCCGTTCGTCCACGATCGTGTGTCCCAGGTTACCGGCGAAAGGACTCGTCCCTTTCACATACGACTTGGCATCCAGTGACCATAGCAGCCATGCCCAGAGGCCGGCCACGGCAGCCGGTTCAAGAATGACAGGATAACGTCCCGCCGGAAGCTCGCATGCATCACGGCCTCGCTTCGCCTTCGTAATAGCGGCGAGCGTCCGCTCTTGAACTTTCAAATGATCGATCGATCGGTGGGCTGCCGCGCTCCACCCCGTCGCATCACCCGCTTGCACCGTCAAGCTGAACCTCGCATCGGCTCGACGTTCATAGCCGAACAGTCCATTCTCGGCGGCGATCCCCACCGCGGTCCCTGATGACGACACCACGCCCGCAGCCATGAGATTTTCCATTCGGCATTGACCGATCGCTTCATTGGCGTATTCCAGCCGTCGCACCGGCCCTGCCGCCACTGTCTCCGATTTGGCCGCCTCCCGGTTGGGAAACCGGCAAGGAGCGGGAGGCGGAAGATATTCGGGATCGGCCGGTGACACTCGAGCGATCCGCTCGGCACGGGCCAACGCATCCTGGATCGCCCCCGCAGAAAAATCTGTCGTGCTCGCCGTCCCATGCCGCCCGCCAAAGGCGACCGTGACCGTCAGCATGCCACGCCGGGCATCGACATTCTGGATGACCTGATTGTTGGCAAACCGTGTCGTTCCGGCATGGTGGTCGCGAAGACTCACGATCGTATGATCAGCGGACGAGCGAGTCATGATCATGTCGCTGAGAAAGCGGAACTCGTCGTGGCCGGTCATCTTCGGCCACTTATCGCTCAGGACGGTCATGAGCTGCCTTCGCCTCTGATCACTTGGACGCGGCGAAACCTTGCCGGAGAGGCGGCATGGGTCATCCATCCAGACTGCCCCGGCTGCCCCTTCCCACAGGTGATGAAGCCGTACCGGCGGCGAGAGGTCCGATCGGCAACCCCGTCGCAGCTGTTCCAAAATTCCGGGGTGATCCCATGATAGATCACGTCCCGCAGCATGTGCGTCCGTCTGCCG is a genomic window containing:
- a CDS encoding LOG family protein — its product is MMRFVVGVMGPAKAAKKDLDNARVLGEFIARRGWVVLTGGRDVGVMDAACEGAKRVGGSLTIGILPTAKDKVSRHVDVSIITEMGSGRNNINVLTSHVVVACGLTGSGTVSEVALAVKAGKPVILVEASSADVAFFRKLDKRLVNAAASPEEAIELIMKLMDGRQRRARRADPDLYPYLPV
- a CDS encoding TldD/PmbA family protein; the encoded protein is MTVLSDKWPKMTGHDEFRFLSDMIMTRSSADHTIVSLRDHHAGTTRFANNQVIQNVDARRGMLTVTVAFGGRHGTASTTDFSAGAIQDALARAERIARVSPADPEYLPPPAPCRFPNREAAKSETVAAGPVRRLEYANEAIGQCRMENLMAAGVVSSSGTAVGIAAENGLFGYERRADARFSLTVQAGDATGWSAAAHRSIDHLKVQERTLAAITKAKRGRDACELPAGRYPVILEPAAVAGLWAWLLWSLDAKSYVKGTSPFAGNLGHTIVDERLTLRNIPDHADLLGEGFTHEGLPSTDSVWIDRGVLKQLAYDRYTAKTDGVETIPTLEAPALSVEGPAAHSIQDLIKGVERAILVTNFWYIRPVNPRELILTGMTRDGTFLVEKGEVVSAVKNFRFHESPLQVFRHIDRWTSPMEAVNSETGKMLVPAMALPEFRFSSVTRF